From one Lysinibacillus sp. G4S2 genomic stretch:
- a CDS encoding GNAT family protein: MTVHSKFPNLETDRLILRNVGNEDIDFIYRLFSNEKVCEFLYDEELFTTRNEATEFVEWNSNPEEKGFNRWILVEKNNQQQIGTCGYDSWDRTNHIAEIGYDLWHEYWGQGYMKEGLIVAIESGFNNMVLNRINAFVALENINSIKLLEKLGFKNEGIYRDKHLFRGKYYDHYSFSLLKRDWNQF; encoded by the coding sequence TTGACTGTACATAGTAAATTCCCTAATTTAGAAACTGACAGATTGATTTTGCGGAATGTGGGAAATGAGGATATTGACTTTATTTATCGACTCTTCAGCAACGAAAAAGTATGTGAATTTTTATATGATGAAGAATTGTTTACGACTAGAAATGAAGCTACAGAGTTTGTTGAATGGAATTCAAATCCTGAAGAAAAAGGATTTAATCGGTGGATATTAGTCGAAAAAAATAATCAGCAACAAATTGGAACGTGTGGATATGATTCTTGGGATAGAACGAACCATATAGCGGAGATAGGCTATGATTTATGGCACGAATATTGGGGACAGGGATATATGAAAGAGGGATTGATAGTTGCTATCGAAAGTGGCTTTAATAATATGGTACTGAATAGAATTAACGCATTTGTAGCTTTGGAAAATATCAATTCTATAAAATTATTAGAAAAGCTAGGATTTAAGAATGAAGGGATTTACAGAGATAAGCATTTATTTAGAGGTAAGTATTATGACCACTACTCTTTCTCTTTGTTAAAAAGAGACTGGAATCAATTCTAA
- a CDS encoding AAA family ATPase: MSNFRGIILEGYSNAGKTSVLKALKQLHTSDDAERSVIVLSEHYSQVLHKVNGELKSLSRDEHLQVLRERVTMLKMLNNWSREIGQIQRSKGLFFILERFHLNHRVAFSHSISDEIKELEAQLFEMGARCTLLTVSPENLEQRISSRNPNEWEGKTMEEMKLACELLLEQQQEYRSQAENSIIPTIEINTDNKDWDSYAKQIYLFN, encoded by the coding sequence ATGAGTAATTTTAGAGGGATAATCTTAGAAGGCTACTCGAATGCTGGAAAAACATCAGTCTTAAAAGCGTTGAAACAACTTCACACAAGTGATGATGCCGAACGTAGTGTCATAGTTCTCAGTGAGCATTATTCGCAAGTATTACACAAAGTAAATGGTGAATTAAAGTCGTTAAGTCGAGATGAACACTTACAAGTCTTAAGAGAAAGAGTCACGATGCTGAAAATGTTAAATAATTGGTCAAGAGAAATTGGACAAATCCAACGTTCAAAAGGCTTATTCTTTATATTGGAAAGATTTCATTTAAATCATCGAGTAGCATTTTCTCATTCAATATCAGATGAAATAAAGGAATTAGAAGCCCAGTTATTTGAAATGGGAGCAAGATGTACATTGTTAACTGTATCACCAGAGAATTTAGAGCAAAGAATAAGTAGTAGAAATCCCAATGAATGGGAAGGGAAAACCATGGAAGAAATGAAATTAGCGTGTGAATTATTATTAGAACAACAACAAGAGTATAGGAGTCAAGCTGAAAATTCAATCATTCCTACAATTGAAATAAATACTGATAATAAAGATTGGGATTCCTACGCAAAACAGATTTACTTATTCAACTAA
- a CDS encoding VC0807 family protein produces MKRQRSNKILILFELIFYAVLPYVLWNFGREPLGDYTAMLISTIPGIGYAIYRFILDKQFNITGLLILSSLALGTTVDLLSGSAEQMIWNGVYLSLFYTFLYIVTLLIKRPLSLYFAVDFVYLQGYARMDSRALFFQKGIFKWFQFIQVIFIIRGLFMAGLTVYLLQKYGIDGYGGMLIYKQLAGWAFSIFIIGMFFYINVPIRNFFAKQQNQLQDNNNIALQQSNATVE; encoded by the coding sequence GTGAAAAGACAACGTTCAAACAAAATATTAATTTTATTCGAGTTGATTTTTTATGCAGTATTACCTTATGTTTTATGGAATTTTGGTAGAGAGCCTTTAGGTGATTATACAGCAATGCTGATTTCAACCATTCCTGGAATTGGTTATGCCATTTACCGCTTTATTTTAGATAAGCAATTTAACATTACGGGCTTATTAATTTTAAGCTCACTAGCACTAGGTACGACGGTTGATTTGCTATCAGGCTCAGCAGAACAAATGATTTGGAACGGTGTATATCTAAGTCTCTTTTATACATTTCTTTATATTGTTACGCTATTGATTAAGCGTCCTCTTTCTTTATATTTTGCTGTTGATTTTGTATATTTGCAAGGTTATGCACGAATGGACAGCAGAGCATTATTTTTTCAAAAAGGAATCTTTAAATGGTTTCAATTTATACAAGTTATTTTCATCATCAGAGGACTTTTTATGGCAGGATTAACAGTATACCTACTCCAAAAATACGGAATTGATGGTTATGGTGGCATGCTGATATATAAGCAGCTCGCAGGGTGGGCTTTCTCAATTTTCATTATAGGCATGTTCTTTTATATAAATGTCCCAATACGAAACTTTTTTGCTAAGCAACAAAATCAATTACAAGACAACAATAATATAGCTCTCCAACAATCAAATGCAACTGTTGAATAA
- a CDS encoding alpha/beta hydrolase, which produces MHYKEYGELHKPLIMLIHGGGVGGWMWDKQIQYFSDYHCVVPELIDNEANNASDFSIEDSAKKLLSLIEEIAKNKRLLIILNKSIHQLIHLKDQAKIKTLLKVIKLSNSK; this is translated from the coding sequence ATGCATTATAAGGAGTACGGTGAACTACATAAGCCACTCATAATGTTGATCCATGGGGGTGGTGTGGGAGGGTGGATGTGGGATAAACAAATCCAATACTTTTCCGATTATCATTGTGTTGTACCAGAATTAATAGATAACGAGGCTAATAATGCCTCTGATTTTTCAATTGAAGATAGTGCAAAAAAGCTTCTAAGTTTAATAGAAGAAATAGCAAAAAATAAACGTCTCTTAATAATTTTGAATAAGTCTATACATCAGCTTATACATTTGAAAGACCAGGCAAAAATTAAAACACTCTTAAAAGTTATAAAGCTTTCGAATAGCAAATAG
- a CDS encoding DNA polymerase IV has protein sequence MANKSRIILHIDMNSFYASVEQIYDPSLKGKAIAIAGNPKERRGIIITCSYEARARGVYTTMNVGEARRKCPELIVLPPNFERYRAASKSFFNLLKEYSEILQPVSIDEGYLQLPIVDGQNVLQLAQNIQDRIWKELQLPCSIGIAPNKFLAKMASDMKKPMGITILRKRDVPTILWPMNVIEMHGVGKSTAEKLGNLGIQTIGELAVADEYVLKQNFGINGLRMKQKANGEDDRPVDPEAIYDTKSVGNSTTLSHDTTDRDELYKVIAILSEKVAERLKAKKLAGVTVSIMIRSADWETCTRSKSINNAIHSKEDIVEHAWYLFNKHWNEEPVRLLGVTVSNVSDIKETTQQLTLFNFEEHVKEEPIIKLVDQIEQKFGKGTIVRGSDIAKPVGKYHANTSFSKDFWDEPK, from the coding sequence ATGGCTAATAAATCAAGAATCATTCTCCATATTGACATGAACAGTTTTTATGCTTCAGTAGAACAGATTTATGACCCGAGTTTAAAAGGCAAGGCCATAGCTATAGCAGGGAATCCTAAAGAACGTAGAGGTATTATTATTACTTGTAGTTATGAAGCAAGGGCAAGGGGAGTTTATACAACTATGAATGTCGGGGAGGCACGGCGAAAGTGCCCAGAGCTAATTGTACTACCTCCTAATTTTGAACGATATAGAGCTGCGTCCAAGTCTTTTTTTAATTTGTTAAAAGAGTATAGTGAAATTCTTCAACCAGTTTCAATCGATGAAGGTTATTTGCAACTTCCTATAGTTGATGGTCAAAATGTATTGCAACTCGCACAAAATATACAAGATAGAATCTGGAAAGAACTGCAACTCCCTTGTTCAATCGGCATTGCGCCAAATAAATTTTTGGCGAAAATGGCAAGTGACATGAAAAAGCCGATGGGTATTACAATACTCCGTAAGCGCGATGTGCCAACAATATTATGGCCGATGAATGTCATTGAGATGCATGGGGTTGGTAAAAGTACAGCGGAGAAATTAGGGAATTTAGGTATACAAACAATTGGAGAACTAGCTGTAGCTGATGAATATGTATTAAAGCAAAATTTCGGTATTAATGGTCTGAGGATGAAACAAAAAGCAAATGGCGAAGATGACAGACCTGTTGATCCAGAAGCAATATATGATACGAAAAGTGTAGGGAATTCAACAACACTTTCCCACGATACGACAGATAGAGATGAACTATATAAAGTAATCGCAATACTTTCTGAAAAAGTAGCGGAAAGATTAAAGGCTAAAAAACTTGCTGGGGTAACTGTTAGTATCATGATTCGTTCAGCTGATTGGGAAACGTGTACACGAAGTAAGTCTATCAATAACGCAATTCATTCAAAAGAAGATATCGTTGAGCATGCCTGGTATCTATTTAATAAGCATTGGAATGAAGAGCCAGTACGGTTACTGGGTGTTACTGTATCGAATGTCAGTGATATTAAAGAAACAACACAACAGCTAACGTTATTTAATTTTGAAGAGCATGTAAAGGAAGAACCAATCATTAAACTCGTTGATCAAATCGAGCAAAAGTTTGGAAAAGGAACGATCGTTAGAGGTTCAGATATTGCTAAACCAGTTGGGAAATATCATGCAAATACGAGTTTTAGTAAGGACTTTTGGGACGAACCTAAGTAG
- a CDS encoding DNA/RNA non-specific endonuclease, with protein sequence MSLNEGFDTTFLGEAFPIPFPRLREDIGQVALEGGKVYPFTHFSIVMNKVRKFAIYGANNTDKERDLQLRRCNNWHTDDRIGEGNQVGGWLYEGGQADLWDRGHLVRRADVGWGARDEAKDGDCDSFCFANVAPQHKEFHHTKWGDIEGWIINQTKSKNKKFSIFTGPIFTENDREYCGYQKPLGCGIKIPAGFWKVAFYIGVDDRLHSVAFKILQDDYWRHNLKAEFRSSTKNLLLEKMDVLTQYQVPLTTITEITGIQFDEYLYETNPLYYHANAMTERANIATPEAYIIRDQEDLILDRST encoded by the coding sequence ATGAGTTTAAATGAAGGCTTTGATACTACCTTTTTAGGAGAAGCGTTTCCGATCCCTTTTCCACGTTTACGTGAAGATATTGGCCAAGTTGCATTAGAAGGAGGTAAAGTTTATCCATTTACGCACTTTTCAATTGTGATGAATAAAGTACGGAAATTTGCAATTTATGGAGCAAACAATACGGATAAAGAACGGGATTTACAACTTAGGAGATGTAATAATTGGCATACTGACGATCGGATTGGAGAGGGAAATCAGGTAGGCGGATGGTTATATGAAGGTGGTCAAGCAGACTTGTGGGATAGAGGTCACCTCGTCAGAAGAGCTGATGTAGGTTGGGGAGCAAGAGATGAAGCAAAGGATGGAGATTGTGATTCTTTTTGCTTTGCCAATGTTGCCCCTCAACATAAAGAGTTTCATCATACAAAATGGGGAGATATCGAAGGATGGATTATTAATCAAACAAAGAGCAAAAATAAAAAATTCTCAATTTTCACTGGTCCTATCTTTACGGAAAATGACAGGGAGTACTGTGGCTATCAAAAACCTTTAGGTTGCGGTATAAAGATACCGGCCGGATTTTGGAAAGTAGCTTTTTATATTGGGGTTGATGATAGGCTCCATTCAGTCGCATTTAAAATACTACAGGATGATTATTGGAGACATAACTTGAAGGCAGAATTTCGTTCTTCGACAAAAAATCTTTTATTAGAGAAAATGGATGTCCTAACACAATACCAAGTTCCTTTAACAACAATAACTGAAATTACAGGAATACAATTTGATGAATATTTGTATGAGACAAATCCTTTATATTACCATGCTAACGCTATGACTGAAAGAGCCAATATCGCTACTCCAGAAGCATACATTATTCGAGATCAAGAAGATTTAATATTAGATCGGTCCACATGA